TAATTCAAGCTTTTGATGGACCCCTGCCTTTCGGCAGGGGTTTATTTTTACACTTTTGGCAATCCTGTTTTGTAAAACTAATTTTACTTATTGTTGAAAGATGTTTTAACTTACAAAAATGTAGGTTTTTGTGCTAACACCCTTTAATTTTTAACGAAAAAACGCACTTTTGATTTCTGTTAAAAAAGTAACTTACAAAAATGTAAGAAATTGAAGATTTTTGCCAGTTTTTCACTTTTTTTCAATCGTCTTTGCTATCTTTACAGCCGTTGAAAACATTAACAATCAAACTCTCAACGGAGATATATAAAATGGCAATCAAGAATGCTTACCTTCAGAAGGTTTATGACAAGGTCGTCGCCCGTGATCCGGACCAGGCCCTCTTCCACCAGGCTGTCCGCGAATTCCTCGAATCCCTCGACCCGGTCCTCGAACAGGACAAGTCTTGGGAAACTAACGGCGTGATCGACCGCCTCGTCGAACCGGAACGCGTGATCACTTTCCGCGTACCTTGGCTCGATGACAAGGGTAACGTTCAGGTGAACCGTGGCTACCGCGTGCAGTTCAACTCCGCCATTGGCCCGTACAAGGGCGGTATCCGTCTCCGTAACGAAGTGACGCTTTCTATGCTGAAGTTCCTCGGCTTCGAACAGATCTTCAAGAACAGCTTGACCACGCTCCCCATGGGCGGCGGCAAGGGCGGTTCCGACTTCGATCCTAAGGGCAAGAGCGACAACGAAGTGATGCGTTTCTGCCAGTCCTTCATGACTGAACTCTGCAAGCACGTCGGTGCTGACACGGACGTTCCGGCTGGTGACCAGGGTACTGGCGCTCGCGAAATCGGTTATATGTTCGGTCAGTACAAGCGCATCCGCAACGAATTTGTGGGCGTTCTCACCGGTAAGGGCCTCTCCTACGGTGGTTCTCTCGCTCGTACCGAAGCTACCGGTTACGGCCTCTGCTACTTCACTCGCGAAATGCTCAAGGACCTCGCTAACGACTCCTTCCAGGGCAAGACTGTGGTGATTTCCGGTTCTGGTAACGTTGCTCAGTTCGCTTGCCAGAAGGCTACTCAGCTCGGTGGCAAGGTCGTGACCATGTCCGACTCCAACGGCTACATCTACGACCCGAACGGCATCAACCTCGACGTCGTTCTCGACCTCAAGAACGTGAAGCGCGCCCGCATTAGCGAATACGCCAAGCTCGTTCCGGGTTCTGAATACCACGAAGGTTCCAAGGGTGTTTGGACGGTCAAGTGCGACATCGCTCTTCCGTGCGCTACCCAGAACGAACTCGACCTCGATGGTGCCAAGGCCCTTATCGCTAACGGCGTGAAGGCCGTTGCCGAAGGTGCAAACA
Above is a genomic segment from Fibrobacter sp. UWB5 containing:
- the gdhA gene encoding NADP-specific glutamate dehydrogenase: MAIKNAYLQKVYDKVVARDPDQALFHQAVREFLESLDPVLEQDKSWETNGVIDRLVEPERVITFRVPWLDDKGNVQVNRGYRVQFNSAIGPYKGGIRLRNEVTLSMLKFLGFEQIFKNSLTTLPMGGGKGGSDFDPKGKSDNEVMRFCQSFMTELCKHVGADTDVPAGDQGTGAREIGYMFGQYKRIRNEFVGVLTGKGLSYGGSLARTEATGYGLCYFTREMLKDLANDSFQGKTVVISGSGNVAQFACQKATQLGGKVVTMSDSNGYIYDPNGINLDVVLDLKNVKRARISEYAKLVPGSEYHEGSKGVWTVKCDIALPCATQNELDLDGAKALIANGVKAVAEGANMPSTPEAIEAFQKAGVLFGPAKAANAGGVATSGLEMSQNSERLSWTFEEVDKKLEGIMKSIYAAASSAAVKYGQKGNLVMGANIAGFLKVADAMKWQGAV